From Arachis stenosperma cultivar V10309 chromosome 2, arast.V10309.gnm1.PFL2, whole genome shotgun sequence, one genomic window encodes:
- the LOC130961435 gene encoding pectinesterase-like, translating into MSKLKQAFTQLTHSSTNNNKKKKLFLSLFATLLLVASLVAIVAGVNSHKNNTSSSSSSLALSHHSHTIIKSACSSTFYQDLCFSAVSSEPGVTNKVTSHKDVIELSLNVTCRTVEHNFFVIKKILEEREKILTHRERIALHDCLETIDESLDELHQAYEDIKLYPNSNKKTLYQHADDLNTLISAAITNQVTCLDGFSHDAADKKVRKVLEEGQVHVEHMCSNALAMAKNMTDTDIANYEQKMMTTANGGRKLMMMEEEEDEKGVKWPQWMSVGDRRLLQAATVEADVVVAADGNGNFKTVSEAVKAAPEKSSKRYVIKIKAGVYRENVEVPKKKMNIMFLGDGRTNTIITGSRNVKDGDTTFNSATVAVVGANFLARDITFQNTAGAAKHQAVALRVGGDLSAFYNCDILAYQDTLYVHNNRQFFVNCLIVGTVDFIFGNSAAVFQNCDIHARRPDPGQKNMVTAQGRVDPNQNTGIVIQKCRIGATTDLEPVKKSFPTYLGRPWKEYSRTVIMQSTISDVIQPVGWHEWNGDFALDTLVYREYQNTGPGAGTSARVTWKGYKVITNAAEAQAFTAGAFIGGSNWLGSTGFPFSLGL; encoded by the exons ATGTCTAAGTTAAAACAAGCATTCACCCAACTCACTCATTCTTCCACtaacaacaacaagaaaaagaagCTCTTCTTGTCTCTCTTCGCCACCCTCCTCCTTGTCGCCTCCCTCGTCGCCATAGTCGCCGGTGTAAACTCCCACAAAAACAAcacctcctcttcctcctcctctctcGCACTCTCCCACCACTCCCACACCATCATCAAAAGCGCTTGCAGCTCCACATTCTACCAAGACCTCTGTTTCTCCGCCGTCTCCTCCGAGCCTGGCGTGACAAACAAGGTCACTTCTCACAAAGATGTCATTGAATTGTCCCTCAACGTTACTTGTAGGACCGTCGAGCACAACTTCTTTGTTATCAAGAAGATTCTCGAGGAGCGGGAGAAGATCCTCACCCACAGGGAGAGGATCGCCCTCCACGACTGCCTCGAGACCATTGACGAGTCCCTTGACGAGCTCCATCAGGCCTACGAGGACATCAAGCTCTATCCTAACTCTAACAAGAAGACTCTCTACCAGCACGCCGATGATCTCAACACTCTTATCAGTGCCGCCATAACCAACCAG GTGACTTGCTTGGACGGTTTCTCGCACGACGCGGCGGACAAGAAAGTAAGGAAGGTTCTAGAAGAAGGTCAGGTACACGTGGAGCACATGTGCAGCAACGCATTGGCTATGGCGAAGAACATGACCGACACCGACATCGCAAACTACGAGCAGAAAATGATGACGACGGCGAACGGAGGAAGGAAGTTGATGAtgatggaggaagaagaagacgagAAGGGAGTAAAGTGGCCGCAGTGGATGTCGGTTGGTGACAGGAGGCTGTTGCAGGCGGCGACGGTGGAGGCGGACGTTGTGGTGGCGGCGGACGGGAACGGGAACTTCAAGACGGTGTCGGAGGCGGTGAAGGCGGCGCCGGAGAAGAGTAGCAAGAGGTATGTGATTAAGATCAAAGCTGGTGTATACAGAGAGAATGTTGAGGTGccgaagaagaagatgaatataaTGTTCTTGGGAGATGGAAGAACCAACACCATTATCACCGGAAGTAGAAACGTTAAAGATGGCGACACCACCTTCAACTCCGCCACCGTCG CCGTTGTGGGAGCAAACTTTCTTGCAAGAGACATAACCTTCCAAAACACAGCCGGAGCAGCAAAGCACCAAGCCGTGGCACTTCGAGTCGGTGGCGACCTCTCAGCCTTCTACAACTGCGATATCCTCGCCTACCAAGACACCCTCTATGTCCACAACAACCGTCAATTCTTTGTCAATTGCCTCATCGTGGGCACCGTCGACTTTATCTTTGGTAATTCAGCCGCAGTTTTTCAAAACTGCGACATCCATGCCCGGCGCCCTGACCCTGGTCAGAAGAACATGGTCACGGCGCAGGGCAGGGTTGACCCTAACCAAAACACCGGAATTGTGATCCAAAAATGTAGGATTGGTGCCACCACGGATTTGGAGCCTGTGAAGAAGAGTTTCCCTACCTACCTTGGTAGGCCATGGAAGGAGTACTCTAGAACCGTGATCATGCAAAGCACCATAAGCGATGTGATTCAACCTGTTGGATGGCATGAGTGGAATGGAGACTTTGCATTGGACACTCTGGTTTATAGAGAGTACCAAAATACTGGGCCTGGTGCTGGTACTTCTGCCAGGGTTACCTGGAAGGGCTATAAGGTAATTACAAATGCTGCTGAGGCCCAGGCTTTTACGGCTGGGGCCTTCATTGGAGGTTCTAATTGGTTGGGCTCAACAGgcttccctttctctcttgggttataa